A single genomic interval of Mustelus asterias chromosome 13, sMusAst1.hap1.1, whole genome shotgun sequence harbors:
- the LOC144502988 gene encoding serine/threonine-protein phosphatase PP1-gamma catalytic subunit A: MADIDKLNIDSIIQRLLEVRGSKPGKNVQLQENEIRGLCLKSREIFLSQPILLELEAPLKICGDIHGQYYDLLRLFEYGGFPPESNYLFLGDYVDRGKQSLETICLLLAYKIKYPENFFLLRGNHECASINRIYGFYDECKRRYNIKLWKTFTDCFNCLPIAAIVDEKIFCCHGGLSPDLQSMEQIRRIMRPTDVPDQGLLCDLLWSDPDKDVLGWGENDRGVSFTFGAEVVAKFLHKHDLDLICRAHQVVEDGYEFFAKRQLVTLFSAPNYCGEFDNAGAMMSVDETLMCSFQILKPAEKKKPNTSRPVTPPRSMITKQAKK, translated from the exons TACGGGGTTCTAAACCAGGAAAAAATGTACAACTCCAAGAGAATGAAATCAGAGGCCTATGCCTCAAGTCTCGTGAAATCTTCCTCAGTCAGCCTATTCTGCTGGAACTTGAAGCTCCATTAAAAATATGTG GTGATATTCATGGCCAATATTATGATTTACTTCGATTGTTTGAATATGGCGGCTTCCCACCAGAGAGCAACTACCTGTTTCTGGGAGATTATGTGGATAGGGGAAAGCAGTCTTTGGAAACTATCTGTCTGTTATTGGCTTATAAAATTAAGTATCCAGAGAATTTTTTCCTTTTGCGTGGAAACCATGAATGTGCCAGTATAAACAGAATATATGGATTCTATGACGAAT GTAAAAGGCGGTACAATATTAAATTGTGGAAGACGTTTACAGACTGTTTCAACTGCTTACCTATAGCTGCCATTGTGGATGAAAAAATATTTTGCTGTCACGGAG gttTGTCACCCGACCTTCAGTCCATGGAACAAATCAGACGAATCATGCGACCCACTGACGTACCAGACCAAGGACTTCTGTGTGATCTCTTGTGGTCTGATCCTGACAAAGACGTACTGGGGTGGGGCGAGAATGACCGCGGTGTCTCATTCACATTTGGAGCAGAAGTAGTTGCAAAATTCCTTCATAAACATGACCTGGATTTGATCTGTAGAGCCCACCAG GTTGTAGAAGATGGGTATGAGTTCTTTGCCAAGAGGCAGTTGGTGACTTTGTTCTCTGCACCCAATTATTGTGGAGAATTTGATAACGCCGGTGCCATGATGAGTGTAGATGAAACCTTGATGTGTTCTTTTCAG ATTTTGAAACCAGCAGAGAAAAAGAAACCGAATACAAGCCGGCCTGTAACGCCACCAAGGAGCATGATCACAAAACAAGCCAAGAAATAA